A single genomic interval of Pithys albifrons albifrons isolate INPA30051 chromosome 11, PitAlb_v1, whole genome shotgun sequence harbors:
- the RNF228 gene encoding RING finger protein 228 gives MAEPAQTGGVGQGGQREDEAAAAPPSSEDYECKICYNYFDLERRAPKLLECLHTFCQECLSQLHLRAAQHPPAAGAEPGPSRSPGGSLACPLCRHRTALPDHRVHGLPVNTKLAAACPPQLRARDPVPQDRLPPLPPRRPPRAREAAAALAPPTPAPAGPRSSGGGYESCQSCKRAALSAGCVCVVVSFLSMVVLLFTGLIFVNQYGGDAAPGAAASPSPVGPICLSVASILALFSVVVTWLICWLKYRPEAATGGATANGTARGRAAARRSDT, from the coding sequence ATGGCCGAGCCGGCGCAGACGGGCGGCGTAGGGCAGGGCGGGCAGCGGGAGGAtgaggcggcggcggctcccCCCAGCTCCGAGGACTACGAGTGCAAGATCTGCTACAACTACTTCGACCTGGAGCGGCGGGCGCCCAAGCTGCTGGAGTGCCTGCACACCTTCTGCCAGGAGTGCCTGAGCCAGCTGCACCTGCGCGCCGCCCAGCATCCCCCCGCCGCCGGCGCCGAGCCGGGACCGAGCCGGTCTCCCGGCGGCTCCCTGGCCTGCCCGCTCTGCCGCCACCGCACGGCGCTGCCCGACCACCGCGTCCACGGCCTCCCGGTTAACACCAAGCTGGCCGCCGCCTGCCCGCCGCAGCTGCGGGCCCGCGACCCGGTGCCGCAGGACCGgctgccgccgctgccgccgcgccgcccgccccgtGCCCGAGAGGCGGCTGCCGCGCTCGCCCCGCCGACTCCCGCCCCCGCCGGGCCGCGCTCCTCGGGCGGCGGCTACgagagctgccagagctgcaagCGGGCGGCGCTGAGCGCCGGCTGCGTGTGCGTCGTCGTCTCTTTCCTCTCCATGGTGGTGCTGCTCTTCACCGGCCTCATCTTCGTCAACCAGTACGGCGGAGACGCCGCGCCGGGCGCCGCGGCATCGCCGTCTCCGGTGGGGCCCATCTGCCTGTCGGTGGCCAGCATCCTCGCCCTCTTCTCTGTCGTCGTCACATGGCTTATCTGCTGGCTCAAGTACCGGCCCGAGGCGGCGACCGGCGGGGCCACCGCGAACGGCACCGCGCGGGGACGGGCGGCTGCCCGCAGGAGCGACACGTAG